The Xiphophorus hellerii strain 12219 chromosome 5, Xiphophorus_hellerii-4.1, whole genome shotgun sequence genome window below encodes:
- the sfrp2 gene encoding secreted frizzled-related protein 2 — protein sequence MRAFISVVAALWGVAITSTGAIHGLYNFGQHDLFQKKNSCRQIPENLLLCNDIEYTEMRLPNLLGHETMNEVLQQASSWTPLVQKQCHPDTRKFLCSLFAPVCLDDLDEPIQPCRSLCESVRHGCGPVMLAFGYPWPEMLDCNRFPPDNDLCIPPASIENVVPVTREVPRVCDACKETEENGNEIVDSLCKNDFAMKIKVKEISYINGDTKIVPETKSKTIYMMNGVTERDLRRTVLWLKDGMRCICEEMNDINGPYLVMGQKMDGHLVITSLKRWQRGQPEFKRISRSLRKMQC from the exons ATGAGAGCCTTTATTTCAGTTGTGGCCGCTTTGTGGGGGGTGGCAATAACCTCCACGGGCGCCATCCACGGACTGTACAACTTCGGCCAGCACGATTTATTCCAGAAAAAGAACAGCTGCAGGCAAATCCCTGAAAACCTCCTGCTTTGCAATGACATAGAGTACACGGAGATGCGCCTCCCGAACCTGCTGGGACACGAAACCATGAATGAGGTCCTGCAGCAAGCTTCGTCCTGGACGCCCCTCGTTCAGAAGCAGTGTCACCCCGACACGAGGAAGTTCCTCTGCTCGCTTTTCGCTCCCGTCTGCCTGGACGACCTGGACGAGCCCATACAGCCCTGCAGGTCGCTGTGCGAGAGCGTCAGGCACGGATGCGGGCCCGTCATGCTCGCGTTCGGGTACCCGTGGCCGGAGATGCTGGACTGCAACCGCTTCCCGCCCGACAACGACTTGTGCATACCGCCTGCAAGCATTGAGAACGTCGTGCCTGTCACCAGAGAGG TGCCCAGGGTGTGTGATGCTTGCAAAGAAACGGAAGAAAATGGCAACGAAATCGTTGACAGCCTGTGCAAGAATGATTTTG CTATGAAGATCAAAGTCAAGGAGATCTCCTACATTAATGGTGATACCAAAATAGTGCCGGAAACCAAGAGCAAGACCATTTACATGATGAACGGCGTGACGGAGCGTGACCTGCGGAGGACGGTGCTGTGGCTGAAGGACGGGATGCGGTGTATCTGTGAGGAGATGAATGACATCAACGGCCCCTACCTGGTCATGGGCCAGAAGATGGACGGCCATCTGGTCATCACCTCCCTGAAGCGCTGGCAGAGAGGACAACCCGAGTTTAAGAGGATTTCACGCAGCCTTCGTAAGATGCAGTGTTAG